Proteins from a single region of Nitrososphaerota archaeon:
- a CDS encoding S-methyl-5'-thioadenosine phosphorylase, whose protein sequence is MKPKAEFGVFGGSGFYRFAKRSRGVAVRTPYGKPSAGVTLSEIEGKKVAFIPRHGLHHEFPPHMVPYRANVFAFKKLGVTRVIAPNAVGSLKAEVCPGDLVFCDQFVNFTTGRKDTYYDGPETTHVSTASPYCPEMRKVAAEAAETLGLKYHPTGTVVVIQGPRFSTKSESRFFSRQGWDVINMTQYPEAVLAREQEMCFLNISLVTDYDAGLEGDPTVKPVSHGEVIQVFNRNLENLRRLIVEIVRHVPEERSCDCGSALEHARLSA, encoded by the coding sequence GTGAAGCCGAAGGCTGAGTTCGGGGTCTTTGGCGGTTCGGGGTTTTATCGGTTCGCGAAGAGGTCAAGGGGGGTCGCCGTCAGGACCCCATACGGGAAGCCGAGCGCCGGCGTCACCCTCTCCGAGATAGAGGGGAAGAAGGTGGCATTCATCCCGAGACACGGGCTGCATCACGAGTTCCCGCCTCACATGGTCCCTTACAGGGCAAACGTGTTCGCCTTCAAGAAGCTGGGCGTGACCAGGGTCATCGCGCCGAACGCGGTGGGGAGCCTGAAGGCGGAAGTGTGCCCCGGTGACCTCGTCTTCTGCGACCAGTTCGTCAACTTCACCACAGGGAGGAAGGACACCTACTACGACGGCCCCGAGACCACCCACGTCAGTACCGCGTCGCCCTACTGCCCCGAGATGAGGAAGGTCGCGGCGGAGGCTGCTGAAACGCTGGGGCTCAAGTACCACCCCACGGGGACGGTGGTAGTCATCCAAGGGCCGAGGTTCTCGACGAAGTCCGAGAGCAGGTTTTTCTCGCGCCAGGGGTGGGACGTCATCAACATGACCCAGTACCCCGAAGCGGTGCTCGCCCGGGAGCAGGAGATGTGCTTCCTGAACATATCGCTGGTGACAGATTACGACGCCGGCCTGGAGGGTGACCCGACCGTGAAGCCGGTGTCCCACGGCGAGGTCATCCAGGTCTTCAACAGGAACCTCGAGAACCTCAGGAGACTGATCGTCGAGATAGTCAGGCACGTCCCCGAGGAGCGCAGCTGCGACTGTGGGTCCGCTCTGGAGCATGCGAGGCTGAGCGCCTGA
- a CDS encoding translation initiation factor IF-2 subunit beta, translating into MPGTYEDLLSRARAGLDKDAKKSGALRLELPEPDVIWVGNKTIFRNYAEFPKMLRRDSGRVLMYLAKELATAASLDGDRAIFIGRKDRDSFSQLLQRYVKDAVICPVCGSPDTHLDKEKRMWFMVCEACGARSVAKVA; encoded by the coding sequence ATGCCGGGAACCTACGAGGACCTGCTTTCGAGGGCCAGGGCCGGGCTCGACAAGGACGCCAAGAAATCCGGAGCCCTGAGGCTCGAACTTCCGGAGCCCGACGTCATCTGGGTCGGCAACAAGACAATTTTCCGCAACTACGCGGAGTTCCCGAAGATGCTGAGGCGCGACTCGGGGAGGGTCCTGATGTACCTCGCCAAGGAGCTCGCCACCGCCGCCTCACTGGACGGCGACAGGGCGATATTCATAGGGCGCAAGGACCGCGACTCCTTCTCACAGCTGCTACAGCGCTACGTGAAGGACGCCGTCATCTGCCCAGTCTGCGGGAGCCCAGACACCCACCTGGATAAGGAGAAACGGATGTGGTTCATGGTCTGCGAAGCCTGCGGCGCGCGTTCGGTGGCGAAGGTAGCCTAA
- the gcvPB gene encoding aminomethyl-transferring glycine dehydrogenase subunit GcvPB — translation MKFRQAEWDEPLIKDLSTPGRVGSSVPVDPTIRSRFRDPSSLVPAAMRRESPRLPELSELQVLRHFNRLSQMNFSVELGMYPLGSCTMKYNPKVSEIIASSDGMKNAHPLQPDETVQGLLSIFYELERGLCEVTGMDRFSLSTAAGAQGELAGVLMIRSFLSDHGGEARDEILVPDSAHGTNPASAAMAGFRVVKVPSDGSGQVRASAVKELCSDKTAGMMFTVPNTLGLFESEAAEVCDSVHDAGGLMYYDGANMNALLGRARPADFGFDVAHLNLHKTFATPHGGGGPGAGPVGATGRLAEYLPVPVVSKGKRGYSLDYGLKHSIGPLKGFVGNSAVLLRAYVYMRLLGATGLKDVSSLAVLAANYLWKSLDPDAFPVSHGADLRRKHEAVVSVKSELPGAAMTVAKAVLDYGMHAPTVYFPLIVHEALMIEPTESEPVEVLDEYAAALNEIYGKMKAGTLGDVPRNTSVGKVDDVKASHPLTLKVHW, via the coding sequence ATGAAGTTCAGGCAGGCCGAGTGGGACGAGCCCCTCATCAAGGACCTGAGCACCCCCGGGAGGGTAGGAAGCTCGGTCCCTGTCGACCCTACGATCAGGTCAAGGTTCAGAGACCCTTCGTCCCTTGTCCCTGCGGCCATGAGGAGGGAGTCGCCCAGGCTCCCTGAGCTCTCGGAACTCCAGGTCCTACGGCACTTCAACCGCCTCTCGCAGATGAACTTCTCAGTTGAACTAGGGATGTACCCTCTTGGGAGCTGTACGATGAAATACAACCCAAAGGTCTCTGAGATCATCGCTTCCTCCGACGGGATGAAGAACGCACACCCGCTCCAGCCGGACGAGACCGTCCAGGGGCTCCTCTCGATCTTCTACGAGCTCGAGCGAGGGCTCTGCGAAGTCACCGGGATGGACCGGTTCTCCCTTTCCACAGCCGCGGGCGCCCAGGGTGAGCTGGCGGGCGTCCTGATGATCCGCAGCTTCCTCTCGGACCACGGGGGAGAAGCGAGAGACGAGATACTTGTCCCGGACTCCGCCCACGGGACGAACCCGGCGAGCGCAGCCATGGCCGGCTTCAGGGTGGTCAAGGTCCCGTCCGACGGCAGCGGCCAGGTAAGGGCCAGCGCGGTAAAGGAGCTCTGCTCTGACAAGACGGCGGGGATGATGTTCACCGTCCCCAACACCCTGGGCCTCTTCGAGTCGGAGGCCGCCGAGGTGTGCGACTCCGTCCACGACGCTGGCGGGCTCATGTATTACGACGGCGCGAACATGAACGCCCTCCTCGGCAGGGCGCGTCCTGCGGACTTCGGTTTCGACGTGGCTCACCTGAACCTCCACAAGACCTTCGCCACCCCCCACGGCGGCGGCGGCCCCGGGGCCGGACCGGTAGGAGCGACGGGGCGCCTGGCCGAATACCTGCCCGTGCCTGTCGTGTCGAAGGGGAAGAGGGGGTACTCCCTCGACTACGGACTCAAGCACTCCATAGGCCCCCTCAAGGGATTCGTCGGGAACTCGGCCGTTCTCCTCCGCGCCTACGTGTATATGCGCCTGCTCGGCGCCACGGGGCTGAAGGACGTGTCATCCCTGGCGGTGCTCGCCGCCAACTACCTCTGGAAGAGCCTCGACCCGGATGCCTTCCCGGTCTCACACGGGGCAGACCTCCGCAGGAAGCATGAAGCCGTGGTGTCGGTGAAGAGCGAGCTCCCTGGAGCAGCCATGACGGTGGCGAAAGCCGTCCTCGATTACGGCATGCACGCCCCCACGGTGTACTTCCCCCTGATCGTCCACGAGGCGCTGATGATCGAGCCCACCGAGTCAGAGCCGGTGGAAGTCCTCGACGAGTACGCCGCCGCTCTTAACGAGATCTACGGAAAGATGAAGGCCGGCACCCTGGGGGATGTCCCACGGAACACGAGCGTAGGGAAGGTCGACGATGTGAAAGCTTCCCACCCGCTCACCCTGAAGGTCCACTGGTGA
- a CDS encoding adenine phosphoribosyltransferase — protein MAKLEDDVKKAIRNIPDYPKKGIGFKDLTTLWGDGKLSKRVADALERRWKGEKLDKIVGIEARGFIVGAPLADRLGIGFVPARKVGKLPAKKVSVSYELEYGRQGLEIHTDSIKKGDRVLVVDDLLATGGTSKAAGTLVEKLGGKVVGFSFVTELGFLNGREKLTGYQVHSISKYD, from the coding sequence ATGGCCAAGCTGGAAGACGACGTGAAGAAAGCGATCAGGAACATCCCCGACTACCCCAAGAAAGGGATTGGGTTCAAGGACCTGACCACCCTCTGGGGGGACGGGAAGCTCTCGAAAAGGGTCGCCGACGCCCTGGAGCGGCGGTGGAAGGGCGAGAAGCTGGACAAGATAGTCGGGATAGAAGCGAGGGGGTTCATCGTCGGAGCTCCCCTTGCGGACAGGCTCGGGATCGGATTCGTGCCCGCGAGGAAGGTGGGCAAGCTCCCAGCCAAGAAAGTGAGCGTGAGCTACGAGCTGGAGTACGGCAGGCAGGGGTTGGAGATACATACGGATTCGATAAAAAAGGGGGACCGGGTGCTGGTGGTAGACGACCTTCTGGCCACTGGGGGGACCTCCAAGGCGGCAGGGACCCTAGTAGAGAAGCTCGGAGGGAAGGTGGTGGGGTTCTCCTTCGTCACAGAGCTCGGGTTCCTGAACGGCAGGGAGAAGCTGACAGGATACCAGGTCCACTCGATTTCGAAGTATGACTAG
- the gcvPA gene encoding aminomethyl-transferring glycine dehydrogenase subunit GcvPA: MQGGRRHHPFLPNLDEGLVRKMLQKAGAADIEDLFSDIHENVKLKRKLRIPEAESEYLVRRETLTRLSGNVTPPGALCFLGGGVWPHYVPAAVESITSRQEFYTAYTPYQAEVSQGMLQALFEYQSLMSDLLGMEACNSSLYDWASAAGEAVRMAARVTGRRRAILAASSGPRRKDVIRTYTRPMGLTLDTVGFSKADGTLDLDGLGRKISDDVACLYVECPNYFGVIEEGIAEAAAKVHAAGGLVVVGVDPISLSLVKEPGAYGADIVVGEGQPLGIPMNYGGPHLGIFAVKDIKLARSMPGRLIGLTSPVSDPGRKAFAMVLQAREQHIRREAAMSNVCTNQSLMAVAAASYLSLLGKEGFRSLGESVISNSHFAAKRLSGVKGVRSPHFGGAYFKEFVVSYRKAKAETVYRKLATNGVLAGYPIGDEFGLRAEAGLFCVTEVHTRDDIERLAGALEEAV, translated from the coding sequence ATGCAAGGAGGCCGAAGGCACCATCCCTTCCTCCCGAACCTCGACGAGGGGCTTGTCAGGAAGATGCTCCAGAAGGCGGGAGCCGCCGACATCGAAGACCTGTTTTCTGACATCCACGAGAATGTGAAACTGAAACGGAAGCTGAGGATACCAGAAGCGGAGTCGGAGTATCTGGTAAGGCGTGAGACCCTGACCCGGCTGTCAGGGAACGTCACCCCTCCGGGCGCACTGTGCTTCCTGGGCGGCGGGGTGTGGCCGCACTACGTTCCGGCGGCCGTGGAGTCGATAACCTCAAGGCAGGAGTTCTACACCGCCTACACGCCTTACCAGGCCGAGGTCAGCCAGGGGATGCTACAGGCGCTTTTCGAGTACCAGAGCCTGATGAGCGACCTGCTGGGGATGGAGGCCTGCAACAGCTCGCTATACGACTGGGCTTCTGCCGCCGGAGAGGCGGTGAGGATGGCCGCAAGGGTCACAGGGAGGAGGAGGGCGATCCTCGCTGCCAGCTCTGGACCTCGCAGGAAGGACGTGATACGGACCTACACCCGCCCGATGGGGCTTACCCTCGACACCGTCGGGTTCAGCAAGGCCGATGGGACACTCGACCTGGATGGCCTCGGGCGAAAGATCTCCGACGACGTCGCCTGCCTTTACGTGGAGTGCCCCAACTACTTCGGGGTCATAGAAGAGGGCATCGCCGAGGCTGCCGCCAAGGTGCACGCCGCAGGAGGGCTTGTGGTAGTCGGGGTCGACCCGATCTCTCTGTCACTGGTGAAGGAGCCCGGGGCCTACGGGGCCGACATAGTCGTAGGAGAGGGCCAGCCCCTCGGCATCCCCATGAACTACGGAGGCCCTCACCTGGGTATCTTCGCCGTCAAAGATATCAAACTGGCAAGGAGCATGCCGGGGCGGCTCATCGGGCTCACGAGCCCCGTCTCTGACCCGGGGCGCAAGGCGTTCGCCATGGTCCTGCAGGCGAGGGAGCAGCACATCAGAAGGGAGGCTGCGATGTCCAACGTCTGCACCAACCAGTCCCTCATGGCGGTCGCCGCCGCAAGCTACCTCTCCCTTCTCGGGAAGGAGGGCTTCCGGAGCCTGGGGGAGAGCGTCATCTCGAATTCTCACTTCGCGGCGAAGAGACTCTCGGGCGTCAAGGGGGTCAGGTCTCCACACTTCGGCGGAGCTTACTTCAAGGAGTTCGTCGTCTCCTACCGGAAGGCGAAGGCTGAGACGGTCTACCGTAAACTCGCAACGAACGGCGTCCTGGCCGGATATCCCATCGGCGACGAGTTCGGGCTCCGTGCGGAGGCGGGGCTCTTCTGCGTCACGGAGGTCCACACCAGGGACGACATCGAGCGGCTGGCTGGGGCGCTGGAGGAGGCGGTATAG
- a CDS encoding DUF424 family protein, whose product MGEKGFSVRTAEYKGTILVNICDEELVGRTVSEGNLKVHLSKEFYSGEVVSGGEALRLIRTCSIVNLAGTRSVSLAVNNSVGTAEAIREIEEIPFLMIYKFSG is encoded by the coding sequence TTGGGGGAGAAGGGGTTCTCCGTCAGGACGGCGGAGTATAAGGGGACCATCCTAGTCAACATCTGCGACGAGGAGCTGGTCGGGCGGACGGTCAGCGAAGGGAATCTGAAGGTTCACCTGTCCAAAGAGTTCTACTCAGGGGAGGTCGTGAGCGGCGGAGAAGCGCTCAGGCTCATCCGCACCTGTTCCATCGTCAACCTCGCAGGGACCAGGTCGGTCTCCCTCGCCGTGAACAACAGTGTGGGGACCGCCGAGGCCATCAGGGAGATAGAGGAGATACCGTTCCTGATGATCTACAAATTTTCGGGCTAG
- the dnaJ gene encoding molecular chaperone DnaJ, producing the protein MAAKDYYEVLGVQKGASKDQIKDAYRKLALQFHPDRNKSHEAEARFKEISEAYAVLSDDEKRRQYDSFGREGVYQRYSQEDIFRGANFGEFFRGFGGFDDIFSQFFGGGPRRPTRGEDLTYHLQLNLEDIVHDSEKELEVPRDEVCPTCNGSGAKPGTSPRQCGTCGGTGQVQKVQSAGFARLVRVMACGKCGGRGHLIDSPCRDCRGRGTVERRRKIRVMVPGGIEDGYTLRLRGEGNVGESGLPPGDLYVVINVVPHETFVRQDSDIYVEKSIGIVEATLGTEIAIPTLYGDVTLEIPHGTQPGERFQIKGKGLPKFGAWGRGIGNEYVTVTVEVPKKLSDRQKDLLKKFRESG; encoded by the coding sequence TTGGCCGCCAAGGATTACTACGAAGTACTCGGGGTGCAGAAAGGGGCATCCAAGGACCAGATTAAGGACGCATACAGGAAGCTGGCGCTGCAGTTCCACCCTGACAGGAACAAGTCCCACGAAGCCGAGGCGCGCTTCAAGGAGATATCCGAGGCATACGCCGTCCTTTCGGACGACGAGAAGCGGAGGCAGTATGACTCGTTCGGGAGGGAGGGGGTCTACCAGAGGTACAGCCAGGAAGACATCTTCCGAGGGGCCAACTTCGGCGAATTCTTCCGGGGGTTCGGCGGGTTCGACGACATATTCTCGCAGTTCTTCGGAGGTGGGCCTAGGCGGCCGACCCGCGGGGAGGACCTGACGTATCACCTGCAGCTCAACCTGGAAGACATCGTGCACGACTCGGAGAAGGAGCTGGAGGTCCCAAGGGACGAGGTCTGCCCCACCTGCAACGGGAGCGGAGCCAAGCCTGGCACGTCGCCGCGCCAGTGCGGCACCTGCGGGGGAACCGGCCAGGTCCAGAAGGTCCAGTCCGCCGGGTTCGCCCGCCTCGTGCGCGTCATGGCGTGCGGTAAATGCGGGGGGAGGGGGCACCTGATTGACAGCCCCTGCAGGGACTGCCGGGGAAGGGGGACGGTCGAGAGGAGGAGGAAGATCAGAGTGATGGTCCCAGGAGGAATCGAAGACGGCTACACTCTCAGGCTTAGGGGGGAAGGGAACGTCGGAGAGAGCGGGCTCCCCCCGGGGGACCTGTACGTGGTGATCAACGTTGTCCCCCACGAGACCTTCGTTAGGCAAGACAGCGACATATACGTCGAGAAGAGCATAGGGATAGTTGAAGCGACGCTTGGGACCGAGATTGCCATCCCCACCCTCTACGGGGACGTGACGCTGGAGATCCCCCACGGTACGCAGCCCGGGGAGCGGTTCCAGATCAAGGGGAAGGGGCTCCCGAAGTTCGGCGCCTGGGGGAGGGGCATCGGGAACGAGTACGTCACAGTGACCGTGGAAGTGCCGAAGAAGCTGTCGGACCGGCAGAAGGACCTTCTGAAGAAATTCAGGGAATCCGGCTAG
- a CDS encoding MTAP family purine nucleoside phosphorylase has protein sequence MTRERARIGVITGTGVTQHFDLRNARAVDTHYGRAMVYEPGGYVVIPRHGAAHKNPPHGINYRANIAALNQLGVRSVITSSAVGSMDPQLKVGGLGLVGQFLDFTKRRQTTFYERRVVHTDMTNPYSERLNGELLAASRELGVGLKPGLVYVCAEGPRFETAAEIRMYRMLGGDVVGMTGVPEVVLANEMGMEYASVVVATNWAAGIQPKVSHEEVLEVMRRSGKRVKQLIEEAILGMRGEQRRPK, from the coding sequence ATGACTAGGGAAAGGGCGCGGATTGGGGTGATCACAGGGACGGGGGTCACCCAGCACTTTGACCTCCGGAACGCCCGGGCAGTCGACACGCATTACGGGCGTGCTATGGTGTACGAGCCTGGCGGCTATGTCGTGATCCCCAGGCACGGGGCGGCCCACAAGAATCCTCCCCATGGCATCAATTACAGGGCCAACATCGCTGCCCTCAATCAGCTGGGGGTGAGGTCGGTGATAACAAGCAGTGCCGTCGGGTCCATGGACCCGCAGCTGAAGGTGGGGGGCCTCGGGCTGGTCGGACAGTTCCTCGACTTCACCAAGAGGAGGCAGACGACGTTCTACGAGCGCCGGGTCGTGCACACAGACATGACAAACCCCTACAGCGAGCGCCTCAACGGCGAGCTCCTGGCGGCGTCAAGGGAGCTCGGGGTCGGGCTGAAGCCCGGGCTGGTCTACGTCTGCGCTGAAGGTCCCAGGTTCGAGACGGCCGCGGAGATCAGGATGTACAGGATGCTCGGCGGGGACGTGGTCGGGATGACAGGGGTACCCGAGGTCGTCCTGGCCAACGAGATGGGGATGGAGTACGCGTCTGTGGTGGTCGCCACCAACTGGGCTGCCGGGATCCAGCCCAAGGTGAGTCACGAGGAGGTCCTTGAGGTGATGAGACGGTCGGGGAAGAGGGTCAAACAGTTGATAGAGGAGGCGATTTTGGGGATGAGGGGAGAACAAAGACGACCAAAATAG
- a CDS encoding DUF393 domain-containing protein, with protein MPPMRGYTLAYDADCGPCTRFRRVVGFLDAGRNLSFVSLAVADRTGVLEGVPARLRHQSFHLVSPGGEIQSGAEAIPALTRVLPAGRLTSWAMVTVPGGTRAARFVYGVFSRAHDSGRMCASPGSSGWALALPPPRKCARLARRRLSRRGTVAMTRVMGRA; from the coding sequence TTGCCCCCGATGAGGGGATACACATTGGCCTACGACGCCGACTGTGGGCCCTGCACCCGGTTCCGGCGCGTGGTCGGGTTCCTCGATGCTGGGAGGAACCTCTCTTTCGTTTCGTTGGCCGTTGCAGACCGCACGGGGGTTCTGGAGGGCGTCCCGGCCCGGCTGCGCCATCAATCGTTCCACCTGGTATCCCCCGGCGGCGAAATCCAGAGCGGCGCGGAAGCAATCCCCGCCTTAACACGAGTCCTACCGGCAGGGAGGCTCACGTCATGGGCGATGGTTACGGTCCCTGGAGGGACCCGGGCAGCGAGGTTCGTATACGGGGTGTTCTCCAGGGCGCACGACTCGGGGAGGATGTGCGCGAGCCCAGGGAGTTCCGGCTGGGCCCTGGCGTTACCCCCGCCACGGAAATGTGCCCGGTTGGCACGACGCCGTCTTTCCAGACGGGGAACCGTGGCTATGACTAGAGTGATGGGGCGAGCGTGA
- a CDS encoding adenosylhomocysteinase has product MADGKLAKDGERNFLWAKAHMGTVAALAEKYAKAKPLEGIKIGVCLHITKETSVLIDALLNGGAEVKLAAANPLSTQDDIAAYLATRTDVWAWRGESAEEYEWCIREVLGTRPEQIIDDGADLHVAAHVAKAKGIVGGSEETTTGVVRLKALEAEGKLSYPVIAVNDAKTKHMFDNRYGTGQSTIDGIMRATALLLAGKKVVVVGYGWVGRGVAMRAHGMGGRVTVVEVDPIRALEAHLDGFEVTSIEEAAKEGELYVTTTGMKHVIPYSAIAEMKEGAVLANAGHFDVEIDVKTLMEKAKGVKAVRPNVDEVTLPSGKKVYLVAKGRIANLVAAEGHPPEVMQMSFANQMMAAIRIHSDHGKMERKVYGVPSELEDEVARAALKSMGISIGKQTTEQKEYAKSWNI; this is encoded by the coding sequence ATAGCCGATGGAAAGCTGGCCAAGGACGGGGAGAGGAACTTCCTGTGGGCGAAGGCCCACATGGGGACCGTCGCCGCGCTCGCTGAGAAATATGCGAAGGCGAAGCCGCTCGAGGGGATAAAGATCGGGGTCTGCCTCCACATCACAAAGGAGACATCCGTGCTGATTGATGCGCTCCTCAACGGCGGGGCGGAGGTGAAGCTGGCCGCGGCCAACCCACTGTCCACTCAGGACGACATCGCAGCCTACCTCGCCACCAGGACGGACGTGTGGGCCTGGAGGGGAGAGTCGGCAGAGGAGTATGAATGGTGCATCAGAGAGGTGCTGGGGACCCGCCCGGAGCAGATAATCGACGACGGGGCCGACCTCCATGTGGCAGCCCATGTGGCCAAGGCCAAGGGGATCGTGGGAGGCTCAGAAGAGACGACCACGGGGGTCGTAAGGCTGAAGGCCCTCGAAGCCGAGGGGAAGCTGTCATATCCCGTCATAGCGGTGAACGACGCGAAGACGAAACACATGTTCGATAACAGATACGGGACGGGCCAGAGCACCATCGATGGGATAATGAGGGCCACCGCGCTGCTGCTGGCAGGAAAGAAGGTGGTCGTGGTCGGGTACGGGTGGGTCGGAAGAGGGGTCGCCATGCGGGCACATGGCATGGGAGGGAGGGTCACGGTGGTGGAGGTCGACCCCATCAGGGCCCTGGAGGCCCATCTGGACGGCTTTGAAGTGACGAGCATAGAGGAGGCTGCGAAGGAGGGAGAGCTGTATGTCACCACGACCGGGATGAAGCACGTGATTCCCTACAGCGCAATCGCAGAGATGAAAGAGGGAGCCGTCCTGGCCAACGCAGGGCACTTCGACGTCGAGATAGACGTCAAGACCCTGATGGAGAAGGCGAAGGGAGTCAAGGCAGTGAGACCGAACGTGGACGAGGTCACCCTACCGTCGGGGAAGAAGGTCTACCTCGTCGCCAAGGGGAGGATTGCGAACCTGGTCGCCGCCGAAGGGCACCCCCCCGAGGTGATGCAGATGTCGTTCGCGAACCAGATGATGGCAGCCATCAGGATTCACTCGGACCACGGGAAGATGGAGCGGAAGGTGTACGGGGTCCCGTCTGAGCTCGAGGACGAGGTCGCCAGGGCCGCCCTGAAATCGATGGGGATATCGATCGGGAAGCAGACGACCGAGCAGAAGGAATACGCGAAGAGCTGGAACATCTAG
- the metG gene encoding methionine--tRNA ligase: MVRRAKKGRVLVLCALPYTNGVPHIGNLVGSHLPADIFARYCRLKGMETAFIGGTDENGTPTEVSALELKITPKELTDELYEVHKSIYEWFGISYDNFSRTSNPTHHSSTQDFFRVIYRKGYVSEGVQRLPYCEKDKIFLPDRYVEGTCPVCGYQFARGDQCENCSTLLDPIQLVNPRCKVDGSTPVFKDSGQLFLELGKVQKRLEGWISTRKAWRSQVVALAEGWLKEGLKKRSITRDLRWGVPVPLKGFEGKVFYVWFDAPIGYISATKEWAAASGKEDAWKGFWLDKGTKVYNFLGKDNIPFHTIFWPGMLFAHGGFNLPYDVVGLQFCNYEGDKISKSRNRGVFCESVPEAGLDPDIWRYYLVHIIPETRDTDFKWEEFKSRVNNELVANIGNFIHRTTTFAWNNFGGEVTRRGWTAEERELLHRASTLAGEAEGLLESVHFRDALSRVLAVADLGNEFFQRKQPWKLVKENRGECEEVIHTCLLVAEEIGVLLQPFLPGSAKKILDLLCTDDRSLGRARKPRRAFKIGAAPQVPFKRLEEDQIQKAKALATRSRPMKDYFTA; encoded by the coding sequence GTGGTCAGGAGAGCGAAGAAGGGGCGGGTGCTTGTTCTGTGCGCCCTGCCGTACACGAATGGGGTCCCCCACATCGGGAACCTCGTCGGCTCGCACCTCCCGGCAGACATCTTCGCCAGGTACTGCAGGCTGAAGGGGATGGAGACGGCGTTCATCGGGGGGACGGACGAGAACGGAACCCCCACAGAAGTCTCGGCCCTGGAGCTGAAGATAACCCCGAAGGAGCTGACGGACGAGCTCTACGAGGTCCACAAGTCCATCTATGAGTGGTTCGGAATCTCCTATGACAACTTCTCCAGGACTTCGAACCCGACCCACCACAGTTCGACGCAGGACTTCTTCCGGGTCATCTATAGGAAAGGGTACGTCAGCGAGGGGGTCCAGCGGCTCCCTTACTGCGAGAAGGACAAGATCTTCCTCCCTGACAGATACGTGGAGGGGACCTGCCCTGTATGCGGCTACCAGTTCGCCAGAGGCGACCAGTGCGAAAACTGCTCGACCCTCCTAGACCCCATACAGCTGGTCAACCCCAGGTGCAAGGTCGACGGGAGCACCCCCGTCTTCAAGGACAGCGGCCAGCTCTTCCTGGAGCTGGGGAAGGTCCAGAAGAGGCTCGAAGGGTGGATTTCCACAAGGAAGGCCTGGCGGAGCCAGGTCGTGGCGCTCGCCGAAGGGTGGCTCAAGGAAGGGCTGAAGAAGAGGTCCATCACGCGAGACCTGCGATGGGGGGTCCCCGTCCCCCTGAAAGGATTCGAAGGGAAAGTGTTCTACGTCTGGTTCGACGCCCCCATCGGATACATCTCGGCGACAAAGGAGTGGGCTGCGGCGTCCGGCAAGGAGGATGCATGGAAGGGATTCTGGCTGGACAAGGGGACAAAGGTCTACAACTTCCTCGGGAAGGACAACATACCGTTCCACACCATCTTCTGGCCCGGGATGCTGTTCGCCCACGGCGGGTTCAACCTCCCCTACGACGTCGTCGGGTTGCAGTTCTGCAACTATGAGGGGGACAAGATCTCGAAGAGCAGGAACCGCGGGGTGTTCTGCGAGAGCGTCCCCGAGGCAGGGCTGGACCCGGACATATGGCGGTACTACTTGGTCCACATCATACCGGAGACTCGAGACACCGACTTCAAGTGGGAGGAGTTCAAGAGCAGGGTCAACAACGAGCTCGTGGCCAACATAGGGAACTTCATCCATCGGACGACCACCTTCGCCTGGAACAACTTCGGAGGAGAGGTCACCAGGAGGGGGTGGACCGCGGAAGAGCGGGAGCTGTTGCACCGCGCTTCCACTCTCGCCGGGGAGGCCGAGGGGCTCCTTGAGAGCGTCCACTTCAGGGACGCCCTTTCCAGGGTGCTCGCAGTGGCCGACCTCGGTAACGAGTTCTTCCAGCGGAAACAGCCGTGGAAGCTGGTCAAGGAGAACAGGGGCGAGTGCGAGGAGGTGATACACACGTGCCTCCTGGTCGCCGAGGAAATCGGGGTTCTGCTACAGCCGTTCCTCCCCGGCTCGGCGAAGAAGATCCTAGACCTGCTCTGCACCGACGACAGGAGCCTGGGGAGGGCCAGGAAGCCGCGCAGGGCTTTCAAGATCGGGGCAGCTCCCCAAGTCCCATTCAAGAGGCTGGAGGAGGACCAGATCCAGAAGGCGAAGGCCCTCGCGACCCGGAGCAGGCCGATGAAGGACTACTTCACAGCCTAA